Below is a window of Camelina sativa cultivar DH55 chromosome 11, Cs, whole genome shotgun sequence DNA.
CGCTCGTGATCCCTTCACTATCATTTTCGTCATCCTCTTCCAACAACTCGATGTTTATTACTCACTCAGTTCTGTACGGGAGTGGACGATGAAAGTTTCTAACAACTTGTTTCTTCTTGGCCTCTTGATATTGACTGATTTTCGACCCGATTTTGTTTCACAgatgtatatatacacacaccATGTTCATTCTTGACATCCTCCATCAAGCTTGGCTTGTAGAGTGATTAATAAAGACTGATATTTAGTGTAACTTCTTGCAATTACTTTACTAAACATTTGTAAAGCATGTGATATATAATCTGGTTatgaaattatttctttttaagtgTTAGATTTATTTTGGAAATCTGACAGACACCAAAGACGCAACAGTTTGGTCTTCAGCTAACCTTGTTCATGCTAGATCTCAGGTACCTGCACTTTTTCTTTTCGCAAATCAGACATCCTAGGAGATGCATGTTTCAGCCCATTTGAGTAGGCTCTCTCGACTTCTATAAGAGTTGAAATACTAAGAGATAGTGACATTTCAACattctatatattgtttaagACAAGTAGGCCATGGGTATGACAATTAGTGAGAAGATTGCCTTTGAATACTGTTAAATTACAAGGAAATTTCTGTTATGTGGAATTTGTGTATTCTTTTAACAAAGAAGACCAAACTGTGACAGCCATCATATTGTTGAAGTCAACTCTTACCAATTCTCTTGGGTTTGTAAAATGCATATTGTTCTTGTTGTGGAGTAATAATCTGACCTTGTTATGCAGATGGAGAGGATAGTTATTTGCCATACCATTGACTCAGAGACAAGACTTTACTGCATTAACAATGGATCCAGGATTGGATCTGATCTGGATGAtgatctcctttcttcttctgattcaccTGTCAAGTCAACAAGAAACTGGGTTTATCTTCAACGGTTTTCGCCAGGGAGATCTTCATGTTGATGGGGTTGCTCAAATCCTTCCCGGTGGACTTTTGCGGCTGACTGACACTTCAGAGCAGAAAATGGGCCATGCTTTCTTCAGGCAGCCCTTGGTGTTCAGTTCAtctgaatctctctctttctcaacgCATTTCGTGTGTGCAATGGTGCGTAAACCAGGAGTTACTGGAGGAAATGGGATCGCTTTCTTTCTATCTCCTTCCATGGATCTTTCAAACGCAGATGCAACTCAGTATTTGGGTCTTTTCAACACCACAACCAACAGATCTCCCTCATCTCATATCTTTGCTGTTGAGCTTGATACTGTTCAAAGTGCAGAGTTCGATGACATCAATAACAATCATGTTGGCATCGATGTTAACAGCCTGACCTCTGTCGAGTCTTCTCCGGCATCTTACGTTTCAGACAAAGGTCTGAACAAAAGCATAAATCTACTGAGTGGAGATTCCATCCAGGTCTGGGTGGACTTTGATGGAACTGTACTAAACGTTTCACTGGCGCCACTTGGGATTCAGAAGCCAAGTCAGAGTCTTTTATCAAGATCCATGAATCTTTCAGAAGTTATACAGGATAGAATGTTTGTCGGATTCTCTGCAGCAACAGGACAGTTGGCAAATAACCATTACATACTCGGTTGGAGTTTCAGCAGAAGCAAGACGTTATTACAAAAGCTAGACATCTCAAAACTTCCCAAAGTTCCTCATCCTAAGAAGAAACCTCCTCTACTGCTCATTCTTCTGTTGATCTTACTTGTAATCATACTCTTGGCACTTCTAGTAGGAGCTTATCTATACAGGAGAAACAAGTACGCAGAGGTAAGAGAGGACTGGGAGAAAGAGTATGGTCCACACCGATACTCTTACAGATCCATGTACAAAGCAACAAAAGGGTTCCACAAAGATGGTTTCCTCGGTAAAGGAGGGTTCGGAGAAGTCTACAAAGGAACTCTGCCTGGTGATGGAGATATAGCCGTGAAAAGATTCTCCCATGATGGAGAACGAGGGATGAAGCAATTCGTGGCTGAAATCGCAAGCATGGGTTGTTTGGATCACAGGAA
It encodes the following:
- the LOC104726619 gene encoding L-type lectin-domain containing receptor kinase I.8, whose amino-acid sequence is MDPGLDLIWMMISFLLLIHLSSQQETGFIFNGFRQGDLHVDGVAQILPGGLLRLTDTSEQKMGHAFFRQPLVFSSSESLSFSTHFVCAMVRKPGVTGGNGIAFFLSPSMDLSNADATQYLGLFNTTTNRSPSSHIFAVELDTVQSAEFDDINNNHVGIDVNSLTSVESSPASYVSDKGLNKSINLLSGDSIQVWVDFDGTVLNVSLAPLGIQKPSQSLLSRSMNLSEVIQDRMFVGFSAATGQLANNHYILGWSFSRSKTLLQKLDISKLPKVPHPKKKPPLLLILLLILLVIILLALLVGAYLYRRNKYAEVREDWEKEYGPHRYSYRSMYKATKGFHKDGFLGKGGFGEVYKGTLPGDGDIAVKRFSHDGERGMKQFVAEIASMGCLDHRNLVPLLGYCRRKGQFLLVSKYMPNGSLDQFLFHNREPSLPWFKRLMILRGIASALQYLHTEATQVVLHRDIKASNVMLDIDFTGKLGDFGMARFHDHGANPITTGAVGTVGYMAPELTTMGASTKTDVYAFGALILEVACGRRPVEPNLPIEKQILVKWVCDCWRNKALVDARDPKLSGEFRSQIEMVLKLGLMCTNLVPESRPDMREVVQYLDGQVSLPEFSPDSPGIGMLTPVLVGGNNSSSPTTEFITHSIQYGVGR